Part of the Cyanobacteriota bacterium genome is shown below.
CATGGCTTGCAGGAGGTTAGAGGGGGGCTGGGTGCGGGTGGCGGTGACCCAAGCTTGGGTGAGGAGGGCTGGCCGCTGGGTTGGCTGTGCCCACGCTGCCATTGCCAACTCTCCTGCTGTGGGATGATCGCTGAGTTGAATTGGTTTACCATCAGTGACATCCATTAGCATCTGACCAGTTGGTAAGACTCCAGGCTGAGATAGCTCGGCGCGAGCGATCGTCCAGTCTCCTTGCCACCAGGCTAGTAAGCCTGCAATTTGGTGGAGATGGGCAGTAAAGGCAGAGGAAGGAGAAGACACCCTGAGCCACTGACGTAGTTGGGCTTGAGCTTGGGCTACAACAGGTGCAAGCAATGGTTGTAGGTCTCCAGATTGCCAGAGTGGGTTCGCTATCAGTTGTGGATCT
Proteins encoded:
- a CDS encoding polymerase is translated as DPQLIANPLWQSGDLQPLLAPVVAQAQAQLRQWLRVSSPSSAFTAHLHQIAGLLAWWQGDWTIARAELSQPGVLPTGQMLMDVTDGKPIQLSDHPTAGELAMAAWAQPTQRPALLTQAWVTATRTQPPSNLLQAMVETMNQSQSFHQWLTQNAPARQYRRERSGFGILSRHIDGPIPRDFLIIGEIIPVTVFFSDLFHNPTYLYDLDRALANQWQPYLTQLATHNRSSSR